Proteins from a single region of Trichoderma asperellum chromosome 3, complete sequence:
- a CDS encoding uncharacterized protein (EggNog:ENOG41), producing MEVDVLPSYQQATSRGDWLPLAAPYIAFTDYPSLCCVNRRFWSVFAPRIWRDPRMASGCLGWREDSDAISWWIAFIDHKLSRLTAHTRALVRVLDARATAGEFSLYLGLREKTVIRALELLPNLHSLLLDNNPNVEMRFQRSDATINDQLKISMLSVQNCPNGVPIGLIRNYSLRGLVFLDVSGIASVSPQLLHPVYLPELRILKLRRQGISSTAFAAFSAVLGHRLWSLDLSNNRLTDDAFQHKLHAMFSHNDLRSDARAQAEGTLERLPVITRSHGQFFMLRESAQSILFVPDDRYLADTPPYTATNIATANNVMTRSDGSAPVRSDTADGVIRLLSRHDSTDAVHHIPNSGLTHLHLSGNPISAFAVERMLRESYGQLEHFDCDSMRLFPPSPVKGHPLCPSDAIQLDGFSGMSHIFRPVWSSNLRSLRIHHSLVTNIPTLCCSRYSSIECTYLAEMQIHPRLNLAYPLAFIPDMNPRLESLTLTCVPRRSFGPLVQILALFLQQLGLQESHVTETNEAEASRPGKSPRLVRGLRNLTLEMEPESLNVEDTEGLMNFDETPFSFFDSPLEEVPSPPRPHLDLWSCPDMSQLKSPLTTVQPWDAYNPSPRTPDGDAMKDQWVLHQPEDGSSDAIVVWAGNPEAPNAIVKLYNYLVVNCGLKEGAGPVNLTQQKAGTPRECLIFHTVWLYASLPRRIQPPQGIQDEIKSKDVAATLRQLQLPAREAFGRARKADPNTTNWYWRGSLRIIDSE from the exons ATGGAAGTGGACGTGCTGCCATCGTACCAGCAGGCCACCTCACGAGGCGACTGGCTGCCGCTGGCGGCTCCATACATCGCATTCACCGACTATCCATCTCTCTGCTGCGTCAACCGCCGTTTCTGGTCCGTCTTCGCGCCGAGGATATGGAGAGACCCCCGTATGGCGTCTGGGTGTTTGGGATGGAGAGAAGACAGTG ATGCCATATCCTGGTGGATCGCCTTCATCGATCACAAGTTGAGCAGGCTCACAGCCCATACTCGCGCATTGGTCCGCGTGCTAGATGCCAGAGCAACGGCGGGAGAGTTCAGCTTGTATCTCGGCCTCAGGGAAAAGACTGTTATTCGAGCCTTGGAGCTGTTACCAAATTTGCACAGCCTTCTCCTTGATAACAACCCTAACGTGGAAATGCGCTTTCAGCGCAGCGACGCCACCATTAATGATCAGCTGAAAATCTCCATGTTGAGCGTCCAAAATTGTCCAAATGGAGTCCCTATAGGACTCATTAGGAATTACTCCCTCCGTGGACTAGTTTTCCTGGACGTATCTGGCATTGCTAGTGTATCTCCGCAATTACTACACCCGGTATACTTGCCTGAATTACGTATCCTCAAGCTTCGCCGTCAAGGCATCAGCTCCACAGCATTTGCTGCTTTTTCAGCTGTTCTCGGCCACCGCTTATGGAGCCTAGACTTGAGTAATAATAGGCTAACTGACGACGCTTTTCAACACAAACTACACGCCATGTTCTCACACAATGACCTGCGATCAGACGCCCGTGCTCAGGCGGAGGGTACTTTGGAGAGGCTCCCTGTTATCACACGAAGCCATGGCCAGTTCTTCATGCTTCGCGAGTCAGCTCAAAGCATTCTGTTTGTTCCCGACGATAGATATCTCGCGGATACTCCCCCATATACCGCGACTAATATCGCTACTGCCAACAACGTCATGACACGGTCCGACGGCTCTGCTCCTGTACGCTCGGACACAGCCGACGGTGTCATACGCCTCTTGTCTCGACATGACTCCACCGACGCGGTACATCACATACCAAATTCAGGCCTCACACACCTGCACCTATCAGGCAATCCAATCTCTGCATTTGCAGTGGAAAGGATGCTGCGGGAATCCTATGGCCAGCTGGAGCACTTCGATTGCGATTCAATGCGTCTATTTCCGCCAAGCCCAGTCAAAGGACACCCGTTGTGTCCGTCCGATGCAATCCAATTGGACGGCTTCTCGGGTATGTCGCATATCTTTCGCCCTGTGTGGTCTTCCAATCTCCGGTCTCTCAGGATACATCACTCGCTCGTCACAAATATCCCTACCCTCTGTTGTAGTAGATACTCCTCCATTGAATGCACATACTTGGCAGAAATGCAAATACATCCTCGTCTCAATCTTGCCTATCCACTGGCTTTTATTCCGGATATGAATCCCCGGTTGGAGTCTTTGACACTAACTTGTGTCCCCCGCCGTTCTTTTGGGCCACTCGTTCAGATATTGGCATTATTTCTTCAACAATTGGGCCTGCAAGAGTCCCACGTGACAGAGACAAACGAAGCTGAGGCGTCTCGGCCAGGGAAGTCGCCGCGCTTGGTGCGCGGCCTGCGGAATCTGACCTTGGAAATGGAACCGGAATCTTTAAACGTAGAGGACACTGAGGGACTCATGAACTTTGACGAGACCCCATTCAGCTTTTTTGACAGTCCATTAGAGGAGgtgccatcgccgccaaggCCCCATCTAGATCTTTGGTCCTGCCCTGATATGAGTCAGCTCAAATCCCCGTTGACCACTGTGCAGCCGTGGGACGCATATAACCCGTCGCCAAGAACCCCAGATGGAGATGCCATGAAAGACCAATGGGTGCTTCATCAGCCAGAGGATGGAAGTAGTGATGCAATAGTGGTCTGGGCTGGTAATCCTGAGGCACCGAACGCCATCGTCAAATTATACAATTATCTAGTTGTAAACTGTGGCTTAAAAGAGGGTGCAGGGCCCGTCAATCTCACTCAGCAGAAAGCCGGGACTCCCCGCGAATGCCTCATTTTTCACACTGTTTGGCTCTATGCTTCTTTGCCCCGGCGGATTCAACCACCTCAGGGCATTCAAGATGAGATAAAGTCTAAGGATGTGGCTGCTACATTGCGTCAGCTCCAGCTTCCCGCGCGTGAAGCCTTTGGGCGAGCACGAAAGGCGGACCCCAACACTACAAATTGGTATTGGCGGGGAAGCCTGAGAATTATAGACTCGGAATAG